The Medicago truncatula cultivar Jemalong A17 chromosome 4, MtrunA17r5.0-ANR, whole genome shotgun sequence genome includes a region encoding these proteins:
- the LOC112418461 gene encoding uncharacterized protein, giving the protein MLAYKDEVRIIFDQFHANEMLPKSMLAYFVALIPKASSPLELKDYRPIYLVGSLYKLLAKVLARRLTGVMSSVISPTQSAFLKGRNLVDGVLVVNELVDYAKITKKYCLIFKIDFEKAYDYSVDWEFLEYMMGRVVHLNLFERFRIGGNGLVVSHLQYADDTLCVGKASVENFWMMKALLRGSLPFKYLGLPVGANPKSLKTWSRWWKTPVHVEKRIVRVQREFLWGRKKISCVKWKSVCQQKKNGGMGIKDVRVMNVCLLAKWRWRLLDEENALWKDVLEEKYGPCKECLLEGGGTSWPRFTSVWC; this is encoded by the exons ATGTTGGCGTATAAGGATGAGGTGAGAATTATTTTCGATCAATTTCATGCAAATGAGATGCTACCGAAGAGTATGTTGGCGTATTTCGTGGCTCTTATCCCAAAGGCGTCGTCTCCATTAGAGTTAAAGGATTATCGGCCTATTTATTTGGTTGGAAGTCTTTATAAGCTACTTGCAAAGGTGTTGGCTAGAAGATTGACGGGAGTTATGAGTTCAGTAATTTCACCGACACAATCGGCTTTTCTCAAAGGAAGGAACTTGGTGGACGGTGTTTTGGTGGTGAATGAGTTGGTGGATTACGCgaaaataacaaagaaatattgtttgatttttaagatAGATTTTGAGAAGGCCTATGATTATTCGGTGGATTGGGAATTTTTGGAGTATATGATGGGTAGAGTGG TGCACTTGAATTTGTTTGAGCGGTTTAGGATTGGAGGAAATGGTTTGGTGGTGTCTCATTTGCAATATGCCGATGATACTCTTTGCGTTGGGAAAGCTTCGGTGGAGAATTTTTGGATGATGAAGGCGCTTTTGAGAG GTAGTCTCCCGTTCAAGTATTTGGGGTTACCGGTGGGGGCTAATCCGAAGAGTTTGAAAACATGGAGCCGATGGTGGAAA ACGCCGGTCCATGTGGAAAAGAGGATAGTTAGAGTTCAAAGAGAATTTCTTTGGGGGCGGAAGAAAATTAGTTGTGTGAAGTGGAAGTCGGTGtgtcaacaaaagaaaaatggagGTATGGGGATTAAAGATGTTCGGGTGATGAATGTGTGTTTATTGGCTAAATGGAGATGGAGGTTGCTAGATGAGGAAAATGCATTGTGGAAAGATGTTCTAGAGGAAAAATATGGCCCATGCAAGGAGTGTTTGTTGGAAGGTGGAGGTACATCTTGGCCGCGGTTCACTTCGGTTTGGTGTTAA
- the LOC25479512 gene encoding equilibrative nucleotide transporter 3 produces the protein MGDSEPPPRIEGKYTAIVVCWLLGNGCLFSWNSMLTIEDYYVYLFPSFLFVQKYHPSRVLTLVYQPFAVGTLAILTYYEAKINTRKRILFGYTLFFLAVLAVLILDLATSGKGGIGTFIGICIVSGAFGLADAHAQGGMIGDLSYMNPEFIQSFLGGAAASGALTSALRLITKAIFENSKDGLRKGAILFFSLSTLFELLCVVLYAFVFPKLPIVKYYRSKAASEGSKTVSADLAAAGIQTELREATEELKQFERKGMKQLLSENKDYALDLFLIFALTLSIFPGFLSEDTGKHSLGTWYALVLIAMYNVWDLIGRYIPLIKILKLESRKLITTAVISRVLLVPAFYFTAKYGTQGWMIMLTSFLGISNGYLAVCVLTSAPKGYKGPEQNALGNILVLFLLGGIFAGVTLDWLWLIGKGW, from the exons ATGGGCGACAGTGAGCCACCACCACGTATTGAg GGAAAATATACTGCAATAGTGGTTTGTTGGCTTCTTGGAAATGGGTGTCTTTTCTCTTGGAACAGTATGTTAACAATTGAAGATTACTATGTTTATCTATTTCCG tctTTCCTCTTTGTGCAGAAATATCATCCCTCTAGGGTGCTTACTCTTGTATATCAGCCATTTGCAGTTGGAACACTAGCAATTCTTACTTACTATGAGGCAAAAATCAATACAAGAAAGCGGATTCTATTTGGATACACACTATTTTTCTTGGCCGTTTTGGCTGTTTTAATT TTGGATTTAGCAACATCGGGTAAAGGAGGGATTGGAACATTCATTGGTATATGCATAGTTAGTGGTGCATTTGGATTAGCAGATGCTCATGCACAAGGAGGAATGATTGGAGACCTGTCATACATGAATCCAGAATTTATTCAG TCTTTCCTTGGCGGTGCTGCAGCATCAGGTGCTCTAACATCGGCTTTGAGGTTAATTACAAAAGCAATATTTGAAAATTCTAAAGACGGTCTTCGCAAAGGAGCGA ttcttttcttttccttatcAACCTTGTTTGAGCTTCTTTGTGTTGTTCTCTATGCATTTGTGTTTCCTAAATTACCAATTGTGAAGTACTATCGTTCAAAAGCAGCATCCGAAGGGTCCAAAACTGTTTCAGCTGACCTTGCTGCAGCTGGAATCCAGACCGAACTTCGAGAA GCCACTGAAGAATTAAAACAATTTGAGCGCAAAGGAATGAAGCAATTGTTATCGGAAAACAAAGATTATGCACTTGATTTGTTTCTAATATTTGCGCTGACATTGTCTATATTCCCTGGATTCTTATCAGAAGATACCGGAAAACACAGCTTAGGCACCTG GTACGCTCTTGTTTTAATTGCTATGTATAATGTATGGGATCTTATCGGAAGATACATTCCACTGATcaaaatcttgaagttggaGTCTAGAAAGTTGATCACTACAGCAGTTATTTCTCGAGTTTTACTTGTACCGGCATTTTATTTCACTGCAAAGTATGGTACTCAAGGTTGGATGATAATGTTGACATCTTTCTTGGGGATATCCAATGGCTACCTCGCTGTCTGTGTTCTCACTTCGGCACCTAAAGGCTACAAG ggaCCTGAACAAAATGCGTTGGGAAATATCTTGGTGTTGTTTCTTCTAGGAGGTATTTTTGCAGGGGTAACACTTGATTGGTTATGGTTAATAGGTAAAGGATGGTGA